The proteins below come from a single Paramormyrops kingsleyae isolate MSU_618 chromosome 25, PKINGS_0.4, whole genome shotgun sequence genomic window:
- the LOC111844768 gene encoding T-lymphocyte surface antigen Ly-9-like — translation SGLLGQEGKTVAITERLGNSVSLHSDFTGSFIATASIIVWTCNTSTTIAKSGYGRIETNISERFRERLQLDPQTGSLSITNISTSDAGIYQLQIINGQVLKKEFNLEIYYPVNRLHITSLQASSRSSVRPSASGRCWVLCYVENGRDVTLSWYRGTERLNQTSSPDLSTSLSLPLEVWEDSPAYSCVATNPVSEEAAEGNIKQLCAELGRSQSRGSLMVCCCCWTLTQLLLSNNLLQMYLHRMQTS, via the exons TCAGGGCTGCTGGGCCAGGAAGGGAAGACAGTGGCCATCACAGAGAGACTGGGGAACAGTGTTAGTCTGCATAGTGATTTTACTGGCTCCTTTATAGCTACTGCCTCCATTATAGTGTGGACATGTAATACTTCCACAACAATAGCTAAATCAGGTTATGGAAGGATTGAAACCAACATCAGTGAGAGATTCAGGGAGCGGCTGCAGCTGGACCCACAGACTGGGTCTCTCAGCATCACAAACATCAGCACCAGTGACGCTGGGATTTACCAGTTACAGATCATAAATGGACAAGTACTGAAGAAAGAATTTAATCTAGAAATATACT ATCCAGTGAACAGGCTGCACATAACATCCTTACAAG CATCCAGTCGCTCATCAGTCCGACCTTCAGCCAGTGGGAGGTGCTGGGTTCTGTGTTATGTGGAGAACGGGAGAGACGTCACCCTGTCCTGGTACAGAGGGACCGAGAGACTGAACCAAACCAGCAGCCCTGACCTCAGCACCAGCCTGTCTCTCCCCCTGGAGGTCTGGGAGGACAGTCCTGCCTACAGCTGTGTGGCCACCAACCCAGTCAGCGAAGAGGCTGCAGAGGGGAACATCAAACAGCTGTGTGCGGAGCTGGGTAGGTCTCAGAGCAGAGGGTCCCTCAtggtctgctgctgctgctggacaCTAACACAGCTTCTCCTCTCCAATAACTTACTGCAGATGTATCTTCACAGAATGCAAACA TCCTAG